One Pseudomonadota bacterium genomic window, AGAGCGTCGTCAGCGGTTCGGTTACGCCTGACGAGTGGATGGTCGACAAGGTAGTCCTGGAGATAAACAAGCGCACCGTTGTGCCCAAGCCCCAAATGTACGTGGTTGTCTCGGCAGGGGGTCGAGAAGAGGTGGCCATGTGCGAGGTTCCCCCGGACAGGCAGTGCATCCCGTGCCTGTCTGACGAAGAAATCATAGAGCTTGCCCGGATAAGCAAGGAAATCGAGCGACACTACGGCACACCGCAGGATATAGAATGGGCTGTGGATGCGGAACGTGTCTTCCCCGACAATATCTTCATTTTACAGGCGCGACCCGAGTCAGCTTGGAGAGATAGGCCGAAAGTATCGCTTTTGGCGGATAGTGATACCCCGGCCCGACAGGTATTAAGCTATCTGGTAAATATCAAGGCCTGATATGACAGAGTTGAGGGACAGGTGATGACAGGGAAACCACGGATTATTGTCGCAGGAATCCTCGATACCAAAGGCACAGAGATCAAGTTTATTGCTGATCGGGTACGGGCAGCGGGCGGGGAACCGATTATCCTGGAATTGAGCCTGAAAGAAGAAACGGGCTGGGCGGACGTGAGCCTTAGCGCGCTCCTTTCCAGAGCAGGTCGTGCTCCAGAGGAGTTGGTCTCCATGGTAAGGACAGAGGCCGCAGAGATCATTGTAGCATCGGCTTTAGAAGTAGTCGCCGAAATGATAGCACAGGATAGATTAGACGGCATGATTGCCTTTGGTGGCTCGACTGGCACGAGTATGGCTACGAGGATAATGCGTGTCCTCCCTATCGGTATGCCAAAACTAATGCTCTCAACGATGGCATCGGGAGACGTAAGTTCCTACGTCGGGACAAGGGACATTACCATGCTCTACCCAATTGCCGAGGTGGGGCTCAATGCCATTACCCGGCGGATACTCAACTACGCGGCGGCGGCAATTGTTGCCATGGCTTCCCCGCCTGTCCTTCCTTCAGAGGACATAAAACCCATTATCGGCTGTACGATGCTTGGGGCTACGACACTGTGCGTGCTTCATGCCTCTGGACACTTCAATGCCTCAGGTTACGATGTGATGATTAACCACGCCGTCGGCAGCGGGGGCAAGTCGATGGAGGAACTGATCACCGAGGGCTGTATCGTGGGGGTGTTGGACATAACTACCCATGAGATCGCTGATTTCCTCCTTGGAGGTGTCATGGGTGCGGGACCTGACCGCCTTACGGCAGCATGTGAGAAGGGCATCCCACAGGTTGTCTCCACGGGGGGTCTCGATATGATCGTTTTCGGGCCACCGGAGGCAGTGCCCGAGAGATTCCGTGCCGAAGCGGCCAAGCAGTTGCCGGGCCGCACTATCCGCATGCACAACCCGGATCTCACCATCGTAGGTACCACCCCCGAGGAGGCTTTCGTCATGGGGCAGTACATGGCAGAGAAATTGAATAGAGCCAAAGGACCTACGGTACTCACTGTTCCCATGCGAGGCTGGACTGCCTATGACATCGCAGCGCCCGACATGAATCTGGGCTGGCCAGGCCCTGGGCCCGGGCCGTTTTGGGTTGCAGACCCGCACAAACCCGAATGGTCTCTTCGTGCGAAGCGTTTTCTCGAAGGGCTGTATACCAAGGTCGACCTGACAAAACCCAATCTCTCCGTAATGGAGGTAGATAGGCACGTAAATGAACACGAATTTGCTGATTTGGTAGCCGGGCTCCTTTTCCGGATGCTGTCGGGCACATGGAAGAAAGAGAGTCAATAACAGGTTGAGAGGTGTAATGATGGCAAAAATTGTTTCAGAACCCACCTACAGGAGGTTCATTGTTGACAAGTTGGAGAGGTTTGACGAGGCGAATCACGTGTATTCCCGTGTGGACCGGGGGGAAGTGATCCCGCAGGAAATGATTCCACAGGGCGACTCTTCAAAGTCCGCCGTTCATCAATTGTTCAATTATGATGACAACAGGAAAAACAAGCACGGCTATTCCAGGACCGATTACGCCTTTAGATGGGCAGGGCGGACAATCGACTATGTAACCCGTCGCACTCAGTATGGACGCGAAAATCCCCCGAAATTACCCCCTGTGAAGATTGACAGCGTTGAGCGAATGACGGACCTCATCAAGAAGGCTGCCCTATGGTTCGGAGCAGATCTGGTAGGCGTAGCCCCCCTTGACCGCACGTGGGTCTTCTCGCGGCTGGGCGATCATAGCAGCCAGTTGGGTCTGGAAGGGAAGGCAGGCGACCCCATAGAATTGCCCGAATATTTCACTAGCGTCATTGTTGTGGCGCTGGAGATGAGTTACGACCACGTCCGGAGGTCACCGGCCATGGATGCCTCCGCAGACCTCGGTTATTCCCGGATGGGTTTTGTGGCTTCCAGCCTTGCCCGATTCATTCAGGAACTCGGTTATCACGCAATGCCTTCGGGCAACGACACGGCGATTTCGATACCCATGGCCGCTGACGCTGGACTGGGAGAACTTGGTCGTAACGGCATGCTTATTACGGAAAGATACGGCCCCCGGGTGAGGCTGTGCAAGGTATTTACCAATCTCCCCCTTGTCCACGACAAACCGATAGACCTTGGTGTCCAGGCTTACTGTGAGGTCTGCCAGAAGTGCGCGGAGCTTTGTCCGGGGCAAGCGATAAAGTATGACGAACGGACGGCAGAGCACAACAACATTTCCAACAACAACGGCATCCTCAAATGGCCTATCAATGCTGAGAAATGCATCCTTTTCTGGGCGAAGCAACGATGCCACTGCTCCACCTGCATCAGGGTCTGTCCGTACAACAAGCCTGATACACAGTTTCACAAGTTTGTCCGCTGGCATGTGAGCCATCTGCCTCAGTTCAACAGGCTTTACAAATGGATGGACGATGCGTTAGGATACGGGAAGCAGATCCTCGGAGATCCGAGGGATGAATTCTTCCCGTGAGAGGGAGGAACGAGGTAGTTGAGGGAAGGGCAACGAAAGTGATAGCTTGGCGTGCGGTCATACTCGGGAATAGGCAAGATGAGGTTTTTATGGAAATTGTAAAAGACCAGGGGTGCTTCACGCGGCACGAAGCCACTGTTTTTACGTTCAAACCGGTAAGGCCCCGCCTACACTCACGGAGTCGATACGTGAAGCCGAGAATTGCACGTATAACTGTGTCTCCATGGAAACTACGCTAACCGTAGGTTTAGCAGGTATCCTCATTTTCCTTGCCCATTTGTTTGCTTGGTTCTTTGAGCGCACCAAGATCCCTGACGTTCTTATGCTCATTTTCACGGGCTTTTGCATCCGTCTTCTACTTGACATGTTTGCTGTCAACTGCCCGGTGCATTTCGGGTCCGTTTTTGCTTCCGTTACCCTCGTGGTTATACTTTTTGAGGGCGGTCTGGGACTATCCTTAAATGCCCTGAAAGCGTCATTGCCACAGATCCTATCCCTCACCGCACTCAACTTTTTCGTAACGATGGGAGCCGTTGGATTTGCTGTTTTCTACCTCACAGGGTTAGAAAAAATGGTATCTTTCATGTTCGGCGCTATCGTGGGATCTACTGCACCGACAATCATTATCCCACTCGTCCGCCAGATCAAGATGCGTGATGTGCCTATGACCATCCTGTCCATAGAGTCTGCTGTGAGCAA contains:
- a CDS encoding Tm-1-like ATP-binding domain-containing protein: MTGKPRIIVAGILDTKGTEIKFIADRVRAAGGEPIILELSLKEETGWADVSLSALLSRAGRAPEELVSMVRTEAAEIIVASALEVVAEMIAQDRLDGMIAFGGSTGTSMATRIMRVLPIGMPKLMLSTMASGDVSSYVGTRDITMLYPIAEVGLNAITRRILNYAAAAIVAMASPPVLPSEDIKPIIGCTMLGATTLCVLHASGHFNASGYDVMINHAVGSGGKSMEELITEGCIVGVLDITTHEIADFLLGGVMGAGPDRLTAACEKGIPQVVSTGGLDMIVFGPPEAVPERFRAEAAKQLPGRTIRMHNPDLTIVGTTPEEAFVMGQYMAEKLNRAKGPTVLTVPMRGWTAYDIAAPDMNLGWPGPGPGPFWVADPHKPEWSLRAKRFLEGLYTKVDLTKPNLSVMEVDRHVNEHEFADLVAGLLFRMLSGTWKKESQ
- a CDS encoding reductive dehalogenase, which gives rise to MRGVMMAKIVSEPTYRRFIVDKLERFDEANHVYSRVDRGEVIPQEMIPQGDSSKSAVHQLFNYDDNRKNKHGYSRTDYAFRWAGRTIDYVTRRTQYGRENPPKLPPVKIDSVERMTDLIKKAALWFGADLVGVAPLDRTWVFSRLGDHSSQLGLEGKAGDPIELPEYFTSVIVVALEMSYDHVRRSPAMDASADLGYSRMGFVASSLARFIQELGYHAMPSGNDTAISIPMAADAGLGELGRNGMLITERYGPRVRLCKVFTNLPLVHDKPIDLGVQAYCEVCQKCAELCPGQAIKYDERTAEHNNISNNNGILKWPINAEKCILFWAKQRCHCSTCIRVCPYNKPDTQFHKFVRWHVSHLPQFNRLYKWMDDALGYGKQILGDPRDEFFP